In the genome of Mucisphaera calidilacus, one region contains:
- a CDS encoding helix-turn-helix domain-containing protein: MIRKRHKTSDAVEILNQEFGNTAERRTAIENIKDDMAIGQLIHDARTDAGLTQTQLAEIIGTTQSVISDLEDADYQGHTMTMLRRIAEALGLSVEVRFVENDTSTNPQST, from the coding sequence ATGATCCGAAAACGACACAAAACCTCAGATGCTGTCGAGATCCTTAATCAGGAATTTGGCAACACAGCCGAACGCCGAACAGCGATCGAGAACATCAAGGACGACATGGCCATCGGCCAGCTGATCCACGACGCCCGCACGGATGCAGGGCTCACCCAGACCCAACTCGCCGAGATAATCGGAACCACCCAGTCTGTCATCTCTGACCTTGAGGACGCCGACTACCAGGGCCACACCATGACCATGCTCCGACGAATCGCCGAGGCCCTGGGCCTCTCCGTCGAGGTCCGATTCGTCGAAAACGACACGTCGACAAACCCACAATCAACCTAA
- a CDS encoding RNA recognition motif domain-containing protein, producing the protein MKIYVGNMPFRTTEQELEGLFSNFGTVNEVAVINDRETGRPRGFAFVTMDNDEEAREAIEKLNGTEFDGRTLTVNEAKPRADRPDGGGGGRGGYGGGRGGGGGGRGGYGGGGGGGGDRW; encoded by the coding sequence ATGAAGATCTACGTTGGTAACATGCCTTTCCGCACCACAGAACAGGAACTTGAAGGCCTGTTCTCGAACTTCGGCACCGTGAATGAAGTCGCGGTGATCAACGATCGCGAAACGGGTCGCCCCCGTGGTTTCGCGTTCGTCACCATGGACAATGATGAAGAAGCCCGTGAAGCGATTGAGAAGCTGAACGGCACCGAGTTTGATGGTCGCACGCTGACCGTGAACGAGGCGAAGCCTCGTGCTGACCGCCCGGATGGCGGCGGTGGCGGCCGAGGCGGCTACGGCGGCGGCCGTGGCGGCGGCGGTGGTGGCCGTGGCGGCTACGGCGGCGGCGGCGGTGGCGGCGGCGACCGCTGGTAA
- the secE gene encoding preprotein translocase subunit SecE, which yields MSWSLYKPGQGYYTRLLSAIAAGTLVLCGIFWIWGKMQAISAETRVFWQAGMALTVIFVMGTVLYWVFNRPDVAEFMIATEAEMKKVNWPSQREIVGSTIVVIGGTIIFACFLLGADVVFSWLFQELGVLQTTS from the coding sequence ATGTCCTGGTCACTCTACAAACCCGGTCAGGGTTACTACACCCGGCTCCTCAGCGCCATCGCAGCAGGAACCCTCGTCCTCTGCGGCATCTTCTGGATCTGGGGCAAAATGCAGGCCATCTCCGCCGAGACTCGCGTCTTCTGGCAGGCCGGCATGGCGCTCACCGTCATCTTCGTCATGGGCACGGTCCTCTACTGGGTCTTCAACCGGCCCGACGTCGCCGAGTTCATGATCGCCACCGAAGCCGAAATGAAGAAGGTCAACTGGCCCAGCCAACGCGAGATCGTCGGCTCCACCATCGTCGTCATCGGCGGAACCATCATCTTCGCCTGCTTCCTCCTCGGCGCCGACGTCGTCTTCTCATGGCTCTTCCAGGAACTCGGCGTCCTCCAGACCACCTCCTGA
- the nusG gene encoding transcription termination/antitermination protein NusG, whose translation MSEETTHTEVNETDNADETQAQTAQTDAEQAQPADTTEQAESQIRTDDGIAMVGDEPLVTEGMNWFVLRVASNKEDSVRQTLLRKIKIEDFTHLVNRILVPTEKEKTIKGGKQRVIEKKLYPGYVFVEMALEDDGRIPQDVFFLIKETTGVGDFIGTAGRPSPMSEPEIEKMLMASKPAEEQPQVKMEFQKGDHIRIMDGPFENMEGTVDETMPDQGKVKVIVTIFGRSTPLELEYWLIQRVEEN comes from the coding sequence ATGTCGGAAGAAACGACACACACCGAAGTCAACGAAACCGATAACGCCGATGAAACACAGGCTCAGACCGCCCAGACCGACGCGGAACAGGCCCAGCCGGCGGATACAACCGAGCAGGCCGAGTCCCAGATCCGCACCGACGACGGCATCGCGATGGTTGGCGACGAACCCCTCGTCACCGAGGGCATGAACTGGTTTGTCCTCCGCGTCGCCTCCAACAAGGAAGACTCCGTCCGCCAGACGCTGCTCCGCAAGATCAAGATCGAGGACTTCACACACCTCGTCAACCGCATCCTTGTGCCCACCGAAAAAGAAAAAACCATCAAGGGCGGCAAGCAACGCGTCATCGAGAAGAAACTCTATCCCGGCTACGTCTTCGTCGAGATGGCCCTCGAAGACGACGGCCGAATCCCCCAGGACGTCTTCTTCCTCATCAAAGAAACCACAGGCGTCGGCGACTTCATCGGCACCGCCGGACGACCCTCACCCATGTCCGAACCCGAGATCGAAAAGATGCTCATGGCCTCCAAGCCCGCGGAAGAACAGCCGCAGGTCAAGATGGAGTTCCAGAAAGGCGACCACATCCGCATCATGGACGGCCCCTTCGAAAACATGGAAGGCACCGTCGACGAAACCATGCCCGACCAGGGCAAGGTCAAGGTCATCGTCACCATCTTCGGACGATCCACACCCCTCGAACTCGAATACTGGCTCATCCAACGCGTCGAGGAAAACTGA
- a CDS encoding type II toxin-antitoxin system RelE/ParE family toxin, producing the protein MPRTNVFFYQENDHDIPVLDWLRDIGRRDQRAVDACRAAIEQLRHYGYEPRRPRADLLRDGIYELRVRVGRVNYRILYFFHGRNIALLAHGMTKEKTVPSTDIERALKRKCRYEADPASHRHQRDD; encoded by the coding sequence ATGCCCCGGACGAACGTCTTCTTCTATCAGGAAAACGATCATGACATACCGGTTCTCGATTGGCTGCGAGACATCGGGCGACGCGACCAGCGTGCGGTTGATGCCTGCCGGGCCGCTATCGAACAACTCCGGCACTACGGCTACGAACCGCGCAGGCCTCGCGCCGACCTGCTCCGTGACGGCATCTACGAGCTCAGGGTCCGTGTCGGACGCGTTAACTACAGGATCCTCTACTTCTTTCATGGCAGAAACATCGCGCTGCTAGCCCATGGCATGACGAAGGAGAAAACCGTTCCCAGCACCGATATCGAGCGTGCCCTGAAACGTAAATGCCGCTACGAAGCCGATCCTGCCTCCCACCGCCACCAAAGAGACGACTGA
- a CDS encoding uroporphyrinogen decarboxylase family protein, which yields MTTTTPQTPRERFIAGLERRPFPGLIPTFELVFYLTMEAFGRVHPLHRHFDQWMQMTPRERDLHRRDMADVLIHTANYYGHDAIFLHPKPETLDETLRQIDTVRAMTGDRFFLIAHGDATLPIPSGAEMESMSLRMAEEPEAVESEAQRSLDRALERADTLRDHGGLDALMLCSDYCFNSGPFLPLPWFDRFVTPFLHELVAGYRQKGFYVIKHTDGNIMPILDRLVPDNPDARPHALHSLDPQGDVDLEEIVSLVGDKVALCGNVNCGLLQTGSQEQCAADVQRSIRQGMKAPGYIFCTSNTVYTGMPLERYDAMMAIYREQAIRPDDPAMD from the coding sequence ATGACCACCACGACGCCACAGACGCCTCGCGAGCGATTCATCGCTGGGCTCGAACGACGACCCTTCCCGGGCCTGATCCCCACCTTCGAACTTGTCTTCTACCTCACCATGGAAGCCTTCGGACGGGTCCACCCGCTCCACCGCCACTTCGATCAGTGGATGCAGATGACGCCTCGCGAACGCGACCTCCACCGGCGCGATATGGCCGACGTCCTCATCCACACCGCCAACTACTACGGCCACGACGCCATCTTCCTCCACCCAAAACCGGAGACACTCGACGAGACGCTCCGGCAGATCGACACGGTCCGAGCCATGACAGGCGACCGCTTCTTCCTCATCGCCCATGGCGACGCAACCCTCCCCATCCCCTCGGGAGCCGAGATGGAGTCGATGTCACTGCGGATGGCCGAGGAACCCGAAGCCGTCGAGTCCGAAGCTCAACGCAGCCTCGACCGGGCGCTGGAACGCGCCGACACACTGCGCGACCACGGCGGACTCGACGCACTCATGCTCTGCTCCGACTACTGCTTCAACTCAGGACCCTTCCTCCCGCTCCCCTGGTTCGACCGCTTCGTCACCCCCTTCCTGCACGAACTGGTCGCCGGCTACAGGCAAAAAGGCTTCTACGTCATCAAGCACACCGACGGCAACATCATGCCCATCCTCGACCGACTCGTCCCCGACAACCCCGACGCCCGGCCGCACGCACTGCACTCTCTCGACCCCCAGGGCGACGTCGACCTCGAAGAGATCGTCAGCCTCGTCGGCGATAAGGTCGCCCTCTGCGGCAACGTCAACTGCGGGCTGCTCCAGACCGGCAGCCAGGAACAGTGCGCCGCCGACGTCCAGCGATCCATCCGCCAGGGCATGAAAGCCCCGGGCTACATCTTCTGCACGAGCAACACCGTCTACACCGGCATGCCGCTCGAACGCTACGACGCGATGATGGCGATCTACCGCGAGCAGGCGATCCGGCCAGACGATCCGGCCATGGATTAG
- a CDS encoding ABC transporter permease — protein MTFLIETLRLGLTNLLLHKLRSLLTMLGIIFGVAAVIAMVAIGEGSKQKALEEIAQLGARNIIIQSRKPEEDLTATNATQRMVDYGIKRIDLKRIRESVAGLEHIVPLKRVGNRIRQRIHGAPAEVYGTTPELLDVTALTVARGRYLEPQDLEQNRRVAVLGSEIAEQLFPLDDPLGGVITIDNAPFRVVGILAPTGVLGGNITSDVGRNLNYDLHIPLTAAENQFGDMLIRRRSGSFEATKVELQELILVAESEKQVLAISDRVRRILELEHAEKNDVALVVPLELLAQVERTQRLFNLLMVAIASISLLVGGIGIMNIMLATVTERTREIGIRRALGATRGHIIAQFLVETTTLSGLGGALGVGVGLSLAGILALIHAQVSGLEMPIVTMWSILVSFGVATAVGVIFGLYPAVQAARQDPIVALRHD, from the coding sequence ATGACGTTTCTCATCGAAACCCTCCGCCTGGGCCTCACCAACCTCCTGCTGCACAAGCTGCGCTCCCTCCTCACCATGCTCGGCATCATCTTCGGCGTCGCCGCCGTCATCGCCATGGTCGCCATCGGCGAAGGCTCCAAGCAGAAAGCCCTCGAAGAAATCGCCCAACTCGGCGCCCGCAACATCATCATCCAGAGCCGTAAACCCGAAGAAGACCTCACCGCCACCAACGCCACCCAACGCATGGTCGACTACGGCATCAAACGCATCGACCTCAAACGCATCCGGGAATCCGTCGCCGGTCTCGAACACATTGTCCCCCTCAAACGCGTCGGCAACCGCATCCGGCAACGCATCCACGGCGCACCCGCCGAGGTCTATGGCACCACGCCCGAACTCCTCGACGTCACCGCACTCACCGTCGCACGCGGACGCTACCTCGAACCCCAGGACCTCGAACAGAACCGACGCGTCGCCGTCCTCGGCTCCGAGATCGCCGAACAACTCTTCCCCCTCGACGACCCGCTCGGCGGAGTCATCACCATCGACAACGCACCCTTCCGCGTCGTCGGTATCCTCGCGCCCACCGGCGTCCTCGGCGGCAACATCACCTCCGACGTCGGACGCAACCTCAACTACGACCTCCACATCCCCCTCACCGCCGCCGAAAACCAGTTCGGCGACATGCTCATCCGACGACGATCCGGATCCTTCGAGGCCACCAAGGTCGAACTCCAGGAACTCATCCTCGTCGCCGAAAGCGAAAAACAGGTCCTCGCCATCTCCGACCGCGTCCGACGCATCCTCGAACTCGAACACGCCGAGAAAAACGACGTCGCCCTCGTCGTCCCCCTCGAACTCCTCGCCCAGGTCGAACGCACCCAGCGACTCTTCAACCTCCTCATGGTCGCCATCGCCTCCATCAGCCTCCTCGTCGGCGGCATCGGCATCATGAACATCATGCTCGCCACCGTCACCGAACGCACCCGCGAGATCGGCATCCGACGAGCCCTCGGCGCCACCCGGGGCCACATCATCGCCCAGTTCCTCGTCGAAACCACCACCCTCTCAGGCCTCGGCGGAGCGCTCGGCGTCGGCGTCGGCCTCTCCCTCGCGGGCATCCTCGCACTCATCCACGCACAGGTCTCCGGACTCGAAATGCCCATCGTCACCATGTGGTCCATCCTCGTGAGCTTCGGCGTCGCCACCGCCGTCGGCGTCATCTTCGGCCTCTACCCCGCCGTCCAGGCCGCCCGGCAAGACCCCATCGTCGCCCTCCGACACGACTGA
- a CDS encoding DNA recombination protein RmuC: MTTTLVLLGTLAGLLAATAGWLLVDRSATRRRLANAHAETDTQRQRADTAETALREREVENARLTEQITGFGKRLEEQKQALDEALARSREQAQNNFKALAAEVLQANTDQFLKLADQKLKSQQQQSVSDLELRKKAIEQLVSPIREALDKQAKAVTDIEKQREGAYHALRQQLTSMSETQQALRDETGNLVKALRRPEVRGRWGEIQLRRVAELAGMIDHCDFEEQPTFDHEAGGKLRPDMAIALPGGRRIVVDAKTPLDAYISALEAPDENTRNAELDRHASQIMAQVDNLKSKSYQALFERSPDFVVLFIPSEAFLEPALRRKPTLIEDALGKGIVIATPGTLVALLKAVAIGWREEKLAESARQIADHGRELHKRITTAIAHLADLGKRIDATINSYNKLVGSIDRQVLPQARRFEELGAESDKKLPPEGELRQIESAVRGVD; encoded by the coding sequence ATGACCACCACACTCGTCCTACTGGGAACCCTCGCCGGCCTGCTCGCCGCCACTGCCGGCTGGCTACTCGTCGACCGCTCCGCCACCCGACGCCGACTCGCCAACGCCCACGCCGAAACCGACACCCAACGCCAACGCGCCGACACCGCCGAAACCGCACTCCGTGAACGCGAGGTCGAGAACGCCCGACTCACCGAACAGATCACCGGCTTCGGCAAACGACTCGAAGAACAGAAACAGGCCCTCGACGAGGCCCTCGCCCGGTCACGCGAGCAGGCCCAGAACAACTTCAAGGCACTCGCCGCCGAGGTCCTCCAGGCCAACACCGACCAGTTCCTCAAACTCGCCGACCAGAAACTCAAGTCCCAGCAGCAGCAGAGCGTCTCCGACCTCGAACTCCGCAAGAAAGCCATCGAGCAACTCGTCTCGCCCATCCGCGAAGCCCTCGACAAGCAGGCCAAGGCCGTCACCGACATCGAGAAGCAACGCGAAGGCGCCTACCACGCCCTCCGACAGCAACTGACCTCCATGTCCGAGACCCAGCAGGCCCTCCGCGACGAGACCGGCAACCTCGTCAAGGCACTCCGCCGCCCCGAGGTCCGCGGCCGCTGGGGCGAGATCCAGCTCCGACGCGTCGCCGAACTCGCCGGCATGATCGACCACTGCGACTTCGAAGAACAACCCACCTTCGACCACGAGGCAGGGGGCAAACTCCGACCCGACATGGCCATAGCCCTCCCGGGCGGCCGACGCATCGTCGTCGACGCCAAAACACCCCTCGACGCCTACATCTCCGCCCTCGAAGCCCCCGACGAGAACACCCGCAACGCCGAACTCGACCGCCACGCCAGCCAGATCATGGCCCAGGTCGACAACCTCAAATCCAAGTCCTATCAGGCCCTCTTCGAACGCTCCCCCGACTTCGTCGTCCTCTTCATCCCCTCCGAGGCCTTCCTCGAACCCGCCCTCCGCCGCAAACCCACCCTCATCGAGGACGCCCTCGGCAAGGGCATCGTCATCGCCACCCCCGGCACCCTCGTCGCCCTGCTCAAAGCCGTCGCCATCGGCTGGCGCGAGGAAAAACTCGCCGAGTCCGCACGCCAGATCGCCGACCACGGCCGGGAACTCCACAAACGCATCACCACCGCCATCGCCCACCTCGCCGACCTGGGTAAACGCATCGACGCCACCATCAACAGCTACAACAAACTCGTCGGATCCATCGACCGACAGGTCCTCCCCCAGGCTCGACGCTTCGAAGAACTCGGCGCCGAATCCGACAAAAAACTCCCCCCCGAAGGCGAACTCAGGCAGATCGAATCCGCCGTGCGCGGGGTGGATTGA